The Arcobacter lacus sequence GGTTCAATAGTTACAATTACAGCAGGAACAACATCAACAGATATTCCAGTATCAGCACAAGGTGATGATGTATGGGAAGATGGAGAGACTAAAGAGTTAGGAGCAACATCAGTAGAAGTAGTAGCAAATGCAGGAGAGACAACAGCTCCAACATTTGAGAATTTAAATGTAGATTCTACAAAAGCTACAATAGAGATTA is a genomic window containing:
- a CDS encoding immunoglobulin-like domain-containing protein, coding for ITDTIDEVKVWVSADGNVKENETGNFKVNVSQALDHDIKVTLSDGSIVTITAGTTSTDIPVSAQGDDVWEDGETKELGATSVEVVANAGETTAPTFENLNVDSTKATIEI